From Alteromonas sp. RKMC-009, one genomic window encodes:
- the rpsG gene encoding 30S ribosomal protein S7, with protein sequence MPRRRVVGQRKILPEPKFGSQLLAKFMNVVMLDGKKSVAEKIVYGALDIVAEKTGKAHLDVFEDALDNIRPTVEVKSRRVGGSTYQVPVEVRPVRRNALGMRWMVEAARKRGEKSMAQRLAAEMLDAADNKGSAVKKREDVHRMAEANKAFAHYRW encoded by the coding sequence ATGCCAAGAAGAAGAGTCGTAGGTCAACGTAAAATCCTACCAGAACCAAAATTTGGTTCACAACTGCTTGCTAAATTCATGAATGTCGTAATGCTCGACGGCAAGAAATCAGTTGCTGAAAAGATTGTTTACGGTGCGCTTGATATTGTTGCTGAAAAAACCGGCAAAGCACACTTAGACGTGTTCGAAGACGCTCTGGACAACATCCGTCCTACAGTGGAAGTTAAATCACGCCGTGTGGGTGGTTCTACTTACCAGGTTCCTGTAGAAGTTCGTCCTGTTCGTCGTAACGCGCTGGGTATGCGTTGGATGGTAGAAGCGGCACGTAAACGTGGCGAAAAGTCCATGGCACAACGCCTTGCAGCTGAAATGTTAGATGCAGCAGACAACAAAGGTTCTGCGGTTAAGAAACGTGAAGACGTTCACCGTATGGCCGAAGCGAACAAAGCGTTCGCACATTACCGTTGGTAA
- the rpsL gene encoding 30S ribosomal protein S12, translated as MATVNQLVRKPRRQPVAKSNVAALQACPQRRGVCTRVYTTTPKKPNSALRKVCRVRLTNGFEVSSYIGGEGHNLQEHSVVLIRGGRVKDLPGVRYHTVRGTLDCAGVNDRRQARSKYGAKRPKS; from the coding sequence ATGGCAACAGTTAACCAGTTAGTGCGTAAGCCACGTCGTCAGCCAGTTGCAAAAAGCAACGTAGCTGCACTGCAAGCTTGCCCACAACGTCGTGGTGTATGTACTCGTGTATATACCACTACGCCTAAGAAACCAAACTCTGCACTGCGTAAAGTATGTCGTGTACGTTTAACTAACGGTTTCGAAGTGTCTTCATACATCGGTGGTGAAGGCCACAACCTGCAAGAGCACAGCGTTGTTCTTATCCGTGGTGGTCGTGTTAAAGACTTACCAGGTGTTCGTTATCACACTGTTCGCGGTACTCTGGACTGCGCAGGCGTTAACGATCGTCGTCAAGCCCGTTCTAAGTACGGTGCGAAGCGGCCTAAATCTTAA
- the rpoC gene encoding DNA-directed RNA polymerase subunit beta', protein MKDLLKFLKQQNKTEEFDNIRIGLSSPDMIRSWSFGEVKKPETINYRTFKPERDGLFCARIFGPVKDYECLCGKYKRLKHRGVICEKCGVEVTLTKVRRERMGHIELASPVAHIWFLKSLPSRIGLMLDMTLRDIERVLYFESYVVTEPGMTTLERSQLLNEEEYLDALEEHGDEFEAKMGAEAVFDLLKVLDVDADVAAMREELPSINSETKRKKITKRLKLLESFQQSGNKPEWMIMTVLPVLPPDLRPLVPLDGGRFATSDLNDLYRRVINRNNRLKRLLDLAAPDIIVRNEKRMLQEAVDALLDNGRRGRAITGSNKRPLKSLADMIKGKQGRFRQNLLGKRVDYSGRSVITVGPTLRLHQCGLPKKMALELFKPFIYGKLEGRGLATTIKAAKKLVEREAPEVWDVLDEVIREHPVLLNRAPTLHRLGIQAFEPTLIEGKAIQLHPLVCAAYNADFDGDQMAVHVPLTIEAQLEARALMMSTNNILSPANGEPIIVPSQDVVLGLYYLTRDKVNGRGEGMVFTSPHEAEKAYRTDAAELHARVKVRITEYDIAEDGTKTEKVTLTDTTVGRAIFSLILPKGLPFEIINQAMGKKQISKLLNECYRTLGLKDTVIAADQIMYTGFHYAMIAGASVGIDDMVIPDAKKDIIEGAEAEVIEIQEQFQNGLVTAGERYNKVIDIWSNANEKVARAMMDNLKTDTVINRDGEEEEQASFNSVYMMADSGARGSAAQIRQLAGMRGLMAKPDGSIIETPITANFREGLNVLQYFISTHGARKGLADTALKTANSGYLTRRLVDVAQDLVITNDDCGTFEGVKMTPLIEGGDVVEPLRERVLGRVVAEDVIKPGTDEVLVERNTLLDEALVDMLEQNSVDQMMVRSVITCDNDFGVCAKCYGRDLARGHMVAKGESVGVIAAQSIGEPGTQLTMRTFHIGGAASRASAENSVQVKTAGSLKMHNAKFVRNTDDKVVIVSRSTELTVIDSHGREKERYKVPYGAILSVDDGAAVEAGEIVANWDPHSHPIIVERPSKISFADIDDSNTEMQQDELTGLTRIVVKDLAKVNAKEPKLILESEETGLQEIRLPSFTTIEAADGKLAHAGDVLARIPQESSKTRDITGGLPRVADLFEARKPKEPAILAEISGTIGFGKETKGKKRLVITPKDGADAYEEMIPKWRQLNVFEGESVERGEVLADGPESPHDILRLRGISAVSNYIVNEVQEVYRLQGVKINDKHIEVVIRQMLRKCIITAAGDTQFLEGEQVEVAHVKIANREMEKAGKLPALYETQLLGITKASLSTESFISAASFQETTRVLTEAAVQGKEDDLRGLKENVIVGRLIPAGTGFAYHERRMQKRAEAIEEMSVSAAEAEQALTEALNAEVSGGDASDE, encoded by the coding sequence GTGAAAGACTTATTAAAGTTTCTAAAGCAACAAAACAAGACAGAAGAATTCGATAATATTCGAATTGGTCTGTCATCACCTGACATGATCCGTTCATGGTCATTTGGTGAAGTTAAGAAGCCTGAAACCATCAACTACCGTACGTTCAAGCCTGAGCGTGACGGTCTGTTCTGTGCGCGTATTTTCGGACCTGTAAAAGACTACGAATGTCTTTGTGGTAAGTATAAGCGTCTGAAGCACCGTGGTGTTATCTGTGAGAAGTGTGGCGTTGAAGTGACACTGACCAAAGTACGTCGTGAGCGTATGGGTCACATCGAACTGGCCAGCCCGGTTGCCCACATCTGGTTCCTGAAATCACTGCCGTCACGTATCGGTTTGATGCTGGATATGACTCTGCGTGATATCGAACGTGTACTGTATTTCGAATCTTATGTTGTTACCGAACCTGGTATGACAACGTTAGAGCGCAGCCAGCTTCTGAACGAAGAAGAATATCTGGATGCACTGGAAGAGCACGGTGACGAGTTCGAAGCGAAAATGGGCGCAGAAGCCGTTTTCGATCTGTTGAAAGTCCTCGACGTAGATGCAGATGTTGCTGCAATGCGTGAAGAGCTGCCTTCAATCAACTCTGAAACCAAGCGTAAGAAAATCACCAAGCGTCTGAAGCTGCTTGAGTCATTCCAGCAGTCTGGCAACAAGCCAGAGTGGATGATCATGACTGTACTGCCAGTTCTGCCACCGGACCTGCGTCCTCTGGTACCACTGGACGGCGGTCGTTTTGCGACTTCTGACCTGAACGATCTGTATCGTCGTGTTATCAACCGTAACAACCGTCTGAAGCGTCTGTTGGATCTGGCTGCGCCGGATATCATCGTACGTAACGAAAAGCGTATGCTTCAGGAAGCGGTAGATGCGCTGCTTGATAACGGTCGTCGCGGTCGTGCAATTACCGGTTCTAACAAACGTCCTCTGAAATCTCTTGCCGACATGATTAAAGGTAAGCAGGGTCGTTTCCGTCAGAACCTTCTTGGTAAGCGTGTTGACTACTCAGGCCGTTCTGTAATCACCGTTGGTCCTACACTGCGTCTGCACCAGTGTGGTCTGCCTAAGAAAATGGCACTTGAGCTGTTCAAGCCATTCATCTACGGCAAACTGGAAGGCCGTGGTCTGGCGACTACCATCAAAGCTGCTAAGAAGCTGGTAGAGCGTGAAGCACCGGAAGTATGGGACGTTCTGGATGAAGTCATCCGCGAACACCCTGTGTTACTTAACCGTGCACCAACACTGCACAGATTGGGTATCCAGGCTTTCGAACCTACCCTGATCGAAGGTAAAGCGATTCAACTACACCCACTGGTGTGTGCGGCATATAACGCTGACTTCGACGGTGACCAGATGGCGGTTCACGTACCTCTGACTATCGAAGCACAGTTAGAAGCACGCGCCCTGATGATGTCTACCAACAACATCCTGTCTCCTGCGAACGGTGAGCCAATCATCGTACCTTCACAGGACGTTGTATTGGGTCTGTACTACCTGACCCGTGACAAAGTAAACGGCCGCGGCGAAGGCATGGTATTTACCAGCCCGCACGAAGCTGAAAAAGCGTACCGTACCGATGCGGCAGAACTGCACGCACGCGTAAAAGTACGTATTACTGAGTATGATATTGCTGAAGACGGCACAAAAACTGAAAAAGTAACACTGACTGACACCACTGTTGGCCGTGCGATTTTCTCTCTGATCCTGCCTAAGGGTCTGCCGTTTGAAATCATCAACCAGGCAATGGGTAAAAAGCAGATCTCTAAACTGCTTAACGAGTGTTACCGTACGCTGGGTCTGAAAGACACTGTTATTGCAGCTGACCAAATCATGTATACCGGTTTCCACTACGCGATGATCGCGGGTGCGTCTGTAGGTATCGACGATATGGTTATTCCTGATGCGAAGAAAGATATCATCGAAGGCGCTGAAGCCGAGGTTATCGAAATTCAGGAACAGTTCCAGAACGGTCTTGTAACAGCCGGTGAGCGTTACAACAAAGTTATCGATATCTGGTCGAACGCCAACGAAAAAGTTGCCCGTGCGATGATGGATAACCTGAAAACTGACACAGTGATTAACCGTGACGGTGAAGAAGAAGAGCAAGCATCATTCAACTCTGTTTACATGATGGCCGACTCCGGTGCTCGTGGTAGTGCCGCACAGATTCGTCAGCTGGCTGGTATGCGTGGTCTGATGGCTAAGCCGGATGGCTCAATCATCGAAACACCTATCACGGCTAACTTCCGTGAAGGTCTGAACGTACTACAGTACTTCATCTCAACTCACGGTGCGCGTAAGGGTCTTGCCGATACGGCACTGAAAACTGCGAACTCCGGTTACCTGACTCGTCGTCTGGTAGATGTTGCACAGGATTTGGTTATCACCAATGACGACTGTGGCACGTTTGAAGGCGTGAAGATGACACCACTGATTGAAGGTGGTGACGTTGTAGAGCCGCTGCGTGAGCGTGTACTGGGTCGTGTGGTAGCAGAAGACGTAATCAAGCCGGGTACTGACGAAGTTCTGGTTGAACGTAACACGCTGCTGGACGAAGCGCTGGTAGACATGCTGGAACAGAATTCTGTTGACCAGATGATGGTTCGCTCGGTTATCACTTGTGACAACGACTTCGGTGTTTGTGCTAAGTGTTACGGTCGAGACCTTGCCCGTGGTCACATGGTGGCTAAAGGTGAATCTGTTGGTGTTATCGCTGCTCAGTCAATCGGTGAGCCGGGTACACAGCTTACCATGCGTACATTCCACATCGGTGGTGCGGCATCAAGAGCATCAGCAGAAAACAGCGTGCAGGTTAAAACTGCAGGTAGCCTGAAAATGCATAACGCTAAGTTCGTTCGTAATACCGACGACAAAGTGGTTATCGTTTCTCGTTCAACCGAGCTGACTGTTATCGACAGCCATGGTCGTGAAAAAGAGCGTTATAAGGTACCTTACGGTGCGATTCTGTCTGTTGATGATGGTGCTGCTGTTGAAGCCGGCGAAATCGTTGCGAACTGGGATCCGCATAGTCACCCAATCATTGTTGAGCGTCCGTCTAAGATCTCGTTTGCAGATATCGACGACTCCAACACTGAGATGCAGCAGGACGAGCTGACCGGTCTGACCCGTATCGTAGTTAAAGACCTGGCTAAGGTTAACGCCAAAGAGCCTAAGTTGATCCTGGAAAGCGAAGAGACTGGTCTGCAGGAAATTCGTCTGCCAAGCTTCACCACTATCGAAGCGGCAGATGGCAAACTGGCTCATGCCGGTGACGTGTTAGCACGAATCCCGCAGGAAAGCTCGAAAACACGTGACATCACCGGTGGTCTGCCACGGGTTGCTGACCTGTTCGAAGCGCGTAAGCCGAAAGAACCTGCAATCCTGGCTGAAATCTCCGGTACCATTGGTTTCGGTAAAGAAACCAAAGGTAAGAAACGTCTGGTTATCACACCGAAAGACGGTGCCGATGCTTACGAAGAGATGATTCCTAAGTGGCGTCAGCTGAACGTGTTCGAAGGTGAATCTGTAGAACGCGGTGAAGTTCTGGCCGATGGTCCTGAGTCTCCACACGATATCCTGCGTCTGCGTGGTATCAGTGCGGTTTCTAACTATATCGTGAACGAAGTTCAGGAAGTTTACCGTCTGCAGGGTGTAAAAATTAACGATAAGCACATCGAGGTGGTAATCCGTCAGATGCTGCGTAAGTGTATTATTACTGCTGCCGGCGATACTCAGTTCCTGGAAGGCGAACAGGTTGAAGTGGCTCACGTTAAGATCGCGAACCGTGAAATGGAAAAAGCCGGTAAACTGCCTGCACTGTATGAAACACAGTTGCTGGGTATTACTAAGGCGTCACTGTCTACAGAGTCATTCATCTCTGCAGCATCGTTCCAGGAAACTACACGCGTACTGACAGAAGCTGCGGTACAGGGCAAAGAAGACGATTTACGTGGTCTGAAAGAAAACGTAATTGTTGGTCGTCTGATCCCTGCCGGTACCGGTTTCGCATACCACGAGCGTCGTATGCAGAAACGTGCTGAAGCTATTGAAGAGATGTCTGTATCTGCTGCTGAAGCCGAACAGGCACTGACTGAAGCATTAAATGCTGAAGTAAGTGGTGGAGACGCATCAGACGAGTAA
- the rpoB gene encoding DNA-directed RNA polymerase subunit beta, with product MVYSYSEKKRIRKDFGKHPQVLEIPYLLSIQLDSFKKFIEIDADGQYGLEAAFRSVFPIKSYSGSSELQYVSYRLGEPVFDVKECQIRGVTYSAPLRVKLRLVLFDKDAAPGTVKDIKEQEVYMGEIPLMTENGTFVINGTERVIVSQLHRSPGVFYDHDKGKTHSSGKVLYNARVIPYRGSWLDFEFDPKDNLFVRIDRRRKLPATIILRALEMTTEEILDLFFDKVQIRIQDNKLLMEVVPDRLRGETAQFDIKDNEGEVIVETGRRVSARHTRALEKAGITELEVPAEYLIGRVFARTYVNEETGEVLVNANDEVTLELMAELSQAGVKEFETLYINELDHGSYISDTLRIDSSTNRLEALVEIYRMMRPGEPPTKDAAETLFDNLFFSEDRYDLSSVGRMKFNRRLGREELVGSGTLDKDDIVSVMKQLILIRDGKDEVDDIDHLGNRRIRSVGEMAENQFRVGLVRVERAVKERLSLGDLDNVMPQDLINAKPISAAVKEFFGSSQLSQFMDQNNPLSEVTHKRRISALGPGGLTRERAGFEVRDVHPTHYGRLCPIETPEGPNIGLINSLASFARTNDFGFLETPFRRIVDGVVSDEIDYLSAIEEGQFKIAQANVAVDENGALIDDLIPSRHRGETTLMPKEEIKYMDVSPQQIVSVAASIIPFLEHDDANRALMGANMQRQAVPTLRADKPLVGTGMEKTVAVDSGVTVVAKRGGMVDYVDASRIVIKVDEDEMLPGEAGIDIYNLTKYTRSNQNTCINQRPTCNVGDPIVAGDVLADGPSTDLGELALGQNMRIAFMPWNGYNFEDSILISERVAQEDRFTTIHIQELSCIARDTKLGPEEISSDIPNVGEAALGKLDESGVVYIGAEVKGGDILVGKVTPKGETQLTPEEKLLRAIFGEKASDVKDTSLRVPNSVHGTVIDVQVFTRDGVEKDKRALEIEDMQLRQVKKDLSDEFNILADGIFARARNLLINAGVDEAKLDSMPREKWLEIPLTNEDAQNELDQIAEQHIEIKSDFDKKFENKRRKITQGDDLAPGVLKIVKVYLAVKRHIQPGDKMAGRHGNKGVISTVIPVEDMPYDVNGTPVDIVLNPLGVPSRMNIGQILETHLGMAAHGLGVKIDRMIKEQEELAKLREFLKEVYTLGENHQEVDIDSFTDDEVRRLAENLRKGVPVATPVFSGAKEAEIKAMLKLADLPESGQIQLFDGRTGREFERPVTVGYMYMLKLNHLVDDKMHARSTGSYSLVTQQPLGGKAQFGGQRFGEMEVWALEAYGAAYTLQEMLTVKSDDVNGRTKMYKNIVDGDHRMEPGMPESFNVLLKEIRSLGINIELEEK from the coding sequence ATGGTTTACTCTTATAGCGAAAAGAAACGTATCCGTAAGGATTTTGGCAAACACCCACAGGTATTGGAAATTCCATACCTCCTTTCAATTCAGCTAGATTCATTCAAAAAATTTATTGAAATCGATGCAGATGGTCAGTACGGACTGGAAGCTGCTTTCCGTTCTGTCTTCCCAATTAAGAGCTACTCTGGCAGTTCAGAGCTGCAGTATGTGAGCTATCGTCTGGGCGAACCGGTTTTCGATGTTAAAGAATGTCAAATTCGAGGCGTCACGTATTCAGCCCCATTAAGAGTAAAACTTCGTTTAGTGTTGTTCGATAAAGATGCTGCGCCGGGTACGGTTAAAGACATCAAAGAACAAGAAGTGTACATGGGCGAAATTCCATTGATGACAGAGAACGGTACGTTCGTCATCAACGGTACTGAGCGTGTTATCGTTTCTCAGTTACACCGTTCACCCGGTGTGTTCTATGATCACGACAAAGGGAAGACTCACTCTTCCGGTAAGGTACTGTATAACGCACGTGTTATCCCTTACCGTGGTTCGTGGTTAGACTTTGAATTCGATCCTAAAGATAACCTGTTCGTTCGTATTGACCGTCGCCGTAAGTTGCCTGCAACGATTATCTTACGCGCGCTGGAAATGACGACAGAAGAAATTCTGGATCTGTTCTTCGATAAAGTACAAATCCGCATTCAGGACAATAAGCTTCTGATGGAAGTTGTGCCTGATCGTCTGCGTGGTGAAACTGCACAGTTTGATATTAAAGACAACGAAGGCGAAGTCATCGTTGAAACCGGTCGTCGTGTATCTGCACGTCACACCCGTGCGCTTGAAAAAGCGGGTATCACTGAGTTAGAAGTACCTGCAGAATACCTCATCGGTCGTGTATTCGCGCGTACTTACGTGAACGAAGAAACTGGCGAAGTACTGGTTAATGCGAACGATGAAGTAACACTGGAATTGATGGCTGAGTTAAGCCAGGCCGGTGTTAAAGAGTTTGAAACTCTGTATATCAACGAACTGGATCACGGTTCATACATCTCAGATACACTGCGTATCGACAGCTCAACAAATCGCCTCGAAGCACTGGTAGAAATCTACCGGATGATGCGTCCTGGTGAACCACCAACTAAAGATGCTGCTGAAACGCTGTTTGACAATCTGTTCTTCTCTGAAGATCGCTATGACTTGTCATCTGTTGGCCGTATGAAATTCAACCGTCGTTTAGGTCGTGAAGAACTGGTTGGTTCCGGTACGCTGGACAAAGACGATATCGTTTCTGTAATGAAGCAACTTATCCTTATCCGTGACGGTAAGGACGAAGTGGATGATATCGACCACCTGGGTAACCGTCGTATCCGTTCTGTTGGCGAAATGGCCGAGAACCAGTTCCGTGTAGGTCTGGTACGTGTTGAACGTGCGGTTAAAGAGCGTCTGTCTCTGGGCGACCTCGACAACGTAATGCCACAGGATCTGATCAACGCGAAGCCTATCTCTGCAGCAGTTAAAGAGTTCTTCGGTTCTTCTCAGCTGTCTCAGTTCATGGACCAGAACAACCCGCTGTCAGAAGTAACGCACAAGCGTCGTATTTCTGCATTAGGCCCGGGCGGTCTGACACGTGAACGTGCAGGCTTCGAGGTTCGGGACGTACACCCGACTCACTACGGTCGTCTGTGTCCAATCGAAACCCCTGAAGGTCCGAACATCGGTCTGATTAACTCATTAGCGAGCTTTGCCCGTACCAATGACTTCGGTTTCCTTGAAACACCTTTCCGTCGCATCGTTGACGGCGTTGTGTCTGACGAGATTGATTACTTGTCAGCTATCGAAGAAGGTCAGTTCAAGATCGCACAGGCAAACGTTGCTGTTGATGAAAACGGCGCACTGATTGATGACCTGATCCCTTCACGTCACCGTGGTGAAACCACGCTGATGCCAAAAGAAGAAATCAAGTACATGGACGTGTCGCCTCAACAGATCGTTTCTGTTGCTGCCAGCATTATCCCGTTCCTGGAACACGATGACGCTAACCGTGCATTGATGGGTGCGAACATGCAACGTCAGGCAGTACCTACACTGCGTGCTGATAAGCCGCTGGTTGGTACTGGTATGGAGAAAACCGTTGCGGTTGACTCTGGTGTAACCGTTGTTGCTAAACGTGGTGGTATGGTTGATTATGTCGACGCGAGCCGCATCGTAATCAAAGTAGATGAAGACGAGATGCTTCCGGGTGAAGCGGGTATTGATATCTACAACCTGACGAAATACACCCGTTCTAACCAGAACACCTGTATCAACCAGAGACCTACCTGTAACGTTGGTGACCCAATTGTTGCCGGTGACGTACTGGCTGACGGCCCGTCTACAGACCTGGGTGAGCTGGCGCTTGGTCAGAACATGCGTATCGCGTTCATGCCGTGGAATGGTTACAACTTCGAAGACTCGATTCTGATTTCAGAGCGTGTTGCACAGGAAGACCGTTTCACCACTATCCACATTCAGGAACTGAGCTGTATTGCTCGTGACACCAAGCTGGGTCCGGAAGAGATTTCTTCTGATATTCCTAACGTGGGTGAAGCTGCACTGGGCAAGCTGGATGAATCCGGCGTTGTTTACATCGGTGCGGAAGTGAAAGGCGGCGATATTCTGGTTGGTAAAGTAACGCCTAAAGGCGAAACGCAACTGACGCCAGAAGAGAAACTGCTACGTGCTATCTTCGGTGAAAAAGCATCTGACGTTAAAGACACGTCTCTGCGTGTACCTAACTCTGTTCACGGTACTGTTATCGACGTACAAGTCTTTACCCGTGACGGTGTTGAAAAAGATAAGCGTGCACTGGAAATTGAAGACATGCAGTTACGTCAGGTTAAGAAAGACCTGTCTGACGAATTCAATATCCTGGCTGACGGTATCTTTGCCCGTGCACGTAACTTGCTGATCAACGCTGGGGTTGATGAAGCGAAGTTAGACAGCATGCCTCGTGAAAAATGGTTAGAGATCCCTCTGACTAACGAAGATGCACAGAACGAACTGGATCAAATCGCTGAACAGCACATTGAAATCAAATCAGATTTCGATAAGAAGTTCGAGAACAAGCGTCGCAAGATCACCCAGGGTGACGACCTTGCTCCGGGCGTGCTGAAGATTGTTAAGGTTTACCTCGCGGTTAAACGTCACATCCAGCCTGGTGATAAGATGGCTGGTCGTCACGGTAACAAAGGTGTTATCTCTACAGTAATCCCTGTAGAAGATATGCCTTACGATGTTAACGGTACGCCGGTAGACATCGTACTTAACCCGCTGGGTGTACCATCGCGTATGAACATCGGTCAGATCCTTGAGACCCACTTAGGTATGGCGGCTCACGGTCTGGGTGTGAAGATTGATCGCATGATCAAAGAACAGGAAGAACTGGCTAAGCTGCGTGAGTTCCTGAAAGAAGTTTACACCTTAGGTGAGAATCACCAGGAAGTAGACATCGACAGCTTCACCGATGACGAAGTACGTCGCCTGGCAGAAAACCTGCGTAAAGGTGTTCCTGTTGCGACACCAGTATTCTCTGGTGCGAAAGAAGCAGAAATTAAAGCAATGTTGAAACTGGCTGACCTGCCAGAAAGCGGACAGATTCAATTGTTCGACGGCCGTACCGGTCGCGAATTCGAACGTCCGGTAACGGTAGGTTACATGTACATGCTGAAACTGAACCACTTAGTAGACGACAAGATGCACGCCCGTTCTACCGGTTCTTACAGCCTGGTTACACAGCAGCCTCTGGGTGGTAAAGCACAGTTCGGTGGTCAGCGCTTCGGTGAGATGGAAGTGTGGGCACTGGAAGCATACGGTGCTGCTTATACCCTGCAGGAAATGCTGACTGTTAAGTCGGATGACGTTAACGGCCGTACCAAAATGTACAAGAACATTGTTGATGGCGATCACAGAATGGAGCCTGGCATGCCAGAATCCTTCAACGTATTGCTTAAAGAAATTCGTTCACTCGGTATCAACATCGAGCTGGAAGAAAAGTAA
- the rplL gene encoding 50S ribosomal protein L7/L12: MALTKEDILNAIAEMPVMELVELIEAAEEKFNVSAAAVAVAGPAAGGEAAAAEEKTEFDVVMTSFGGNKVAVIKAVRGATGLGLKEAKELVESAPKAIKEGVAKDEAEALKKELEEAGAEVEIK, translated from the coding sequence ATGGCTCTGACTAAAGAAGATATCTTAAACGCGATCGCTGAAATGCCAGTAATGGAACTGGTTGAACTGATCGAAGCAGCTGAAGAAAAATTCAACGTATCTGCGGCTGCTGTTGCAGTTGCTGGTCCAGCTGCTGGCGGCGAAGCTGCTGCTGCAGAAGAAAAGACTGAATTTGACGTTGTAATGACTTCATTCGGTGGCAACAAAGTTGCAGTAATCAAAGCAGTTCGCGGCGCGACTGGCTTAGGTCTGAAAGAAGCTAAAGAACTGGTAGAATCAGCTCCTAAAGCTATCAAAGAAGGCGTAGCTAAAGATGAAGCTGAAGCACTGAAGAAAGAGCTTGAAGAAGCTGGTGCAGAAGTAGAAATCAAGTAA
- the rplJ gene encoding 50S ribosomal protein L10 produces the protein MALGLAAKKEIVAEVSEVASRALSVAVAEYRGMEVAELTDLRVKAREQGVYLKVVRNTLAKRALADSNFADMESALTGPLIYGFSIDAPGGAARLFKDFGKTNDKLKVTALSIGSGLLGPEKLDAVAALPTRDEALARLLATFKAPVGKFVQTINEVPAKFVRVLAAVKDTK, from the coding sequence GTGGCACTAGGTTTAGCAGCAAAAAAAGAGATCGTAGCAGAAGTTTCTGAAGTTGCGTCTCGCGCTCTATCCGTAGCCGTTGCTGAATACCGTGGGATGGAAGTTGCAGAACTGACTGACCTGCGTGTTAAAGCCCGTGAGCAAGGCGTATACCTGAAGGTTGTACGTAATACTCTGGCTAAGCGTGCATTGGCAGACAGTAATTTTGCAGATATGGAAAGCGCCTTAACTGGCCCGCTTATCTATGGTTTCTCTATCGATGCACCAGGCGGTGCGGCACGTCTTTTCAAAGACTTCGGTAAGACTAACGATAAGCTGAAAGTTACTGCACTTTCGATTGGTAGTGGTTTACTTGGTCCAGAAAAACTGGATGCAGTAGCAGCCCTGCCTACCCGCGACGAAGCGCTTGCAAGACTTCTTGCGACCTTCAAAGCACCAGTTGGCAAGTTCGTTCAAACTATCAACGAAGTTCCTGCCAAATTTGTGCGTGTATTGGCGGCGGTCAAAGACACCAAGTAA
- the rplA gene encoding 50S ribosomal protein L1 gives MAKLTKRARLIREKVDATKDYDINEAVALLKELATAKFAESVDVAINLGIDAKKSDQNVRGATVLPNGTGKDVRVAVFTQGANAEAAKEAGADIVGMDDLAEKVKAGEMDFDVVVASPDAMRVVGQLGQILGPRGLMPNPKTGTVTPDVATAVKNAKAGQVRYRNDKNGIIHASIGKIAFEANQIQENLEALLEALKKAKPSSAKGLYIKKVSLSTTMGAGVSVDKGTVGL, from the coding sequence ATGGCTAAACTGACTAAACGCGCTCGCCTGATCCGCGAGAAAGTAGACGCGACTAAAGATTACGATATCAACGAAGCTGTTGCTCTGCTGAAGGAACTGGCTACTGCTAAGTTCGCAGAAAGCGTAGACGTTGCTATCAACCTGGGTATCGATGCGAAGAAATCTGACCAGAACGTACGTGGTGCAACTGTACTGCCTAACGGTACTGGTAAAGACGTTCGCGTTGCAGTATTCACTCAGGGTGCAAACGCTGAAGCTGCTAAAGAAGCGGGTGCGGACATCGTAGGTATGGACGACCTGGCTGAGAAAGTTAAAGCGGGTGAGATGGACTTTGACGTAGTAGTTGCCAGCCCTGACGCAATGCGCGTTGTTGGTCAACTGGGTCAAATCTTAGGTCCACGTGGCCTGATGCCTAACCCTAAGACTGGCACTGTAACGCCTGACGTTGCAACTGCAGTTAAAAACGCTAAAGCTGGTCAGGTTCGCTACCGTAACGATAAGAACGGTATCATCCACGCCAGCATCGGCAAAATTGCTTTCGAAGCTAACCAGATTCAAGAGAACCTGGAAGCCCTTCTGGAAGCACTGAAGAAAGCTAAGCCTTCTTCAGCTAAAGGCCTGTACATCAAGAAGGTAAGCCTGAGCACCACTATGGGCGCTGGCGTATCTGTTGATAAAGGTACTGTAGGTCTGTAA